Genomic DNA from Gimesia aquarii:
GATGGACGCGTCCGATTCATTTCTGAGAACATTGATTTGGGAGTCTATCGGGCTCTCTCAAGTATCAGAGGCGGAGAAGTCACGGATTTCGACTAAGATCAGAACATGATATAAACAAACACGTGTAATTGAAGGTGCCGTGCGAGGCGACCAGACATTTTGTAATGGTCTGGTCGTTTTTTATTTCCAGAAGAACACAAACAGGCTTTGCAGGCACTCAATAGCCGGGTAACCTAGAAGTAGACTGTGACTGTTGTCTTTTCTATTTCCAAGGGGATCTCGTGATCAACATGATATGGAACCCAAAACACACTCTTCAATTGTTTTCTGTTTTGCTTGTCACATGCTGTTTTGTTTTCCCGTCTAACAGAGTTGCTGCAGATCTGGCTTTGTTACTGGCTCCCGTAAAAAATCAAACAACCTCCGTTCCACAGTGTACTCTGACGCTACGTCTGGTGGAACAAAATGAGAATGGTGGTAAACAAAATGTTCCTGGGATGCTCCGTATCTTGGACACAAACGGAAAGCCACTCACCTTACCCGAATTACTTAACCGTGGGACGGGCATTAGTAAAAAGTCAACTTCAAAACGAGGAGGCATACACAGTTGGTATGTCGTTCCTGAGGAAGTACAACTGAAACTGCCAAAGGCAAAATTGATCTTACAGGCGTTTTCCGGTCTGGAAACAGAGCTTACTCAGAAATCCATCAATCTCACTGATAAAACATCGAAAAACGTTACACTCAATCTCAACCGCTTTTCCAACTTGAGTCCAGAGTACAAAACGGCGAACACACATCTCCATTTGATGCGGCTTACCAAACAGGAATGTAATGAATACTTAGCACAAATTCCTTTCGCAGATCGACTTGATCTTGTATTCATCTCATATCTGGAACGCGCTGTCGCTGATAAAACTTACATTACCAATCGATACTCGATGGCAGATCTGAACGCATTATCTAAAGCATCAGGCGTTCTATTTGGCTGGGGTGAAGAACATCGACATAATAGTTCAGGATATGATGAAGGTTATGGTCATGTCATGCTGCTGGATATTAAAAAACTGATTCAACCGGTGAGTATTGGTCCTGGTATCATGAAACAGGGAACCGATGGTATTCCCTTATCACGGGGAATTAAAACAGCGCTTCAAGATCAGGCCACTGTCATCTGGTGCCATAATGCCTGGGGAATGGAATCGACTCCTAACATCGTTCAAGGTAAAGTTCACGCCTTGAATATCTTCGATGGCGGAACCCGTAGCTCCTATGAAGACAGTTTTTACAAATATCTAAACGCAGGCTATAAAACTCCTTTTTCAACCGGAACAGATTGGTTTCAATACGACTTTTCCCGGGTCTATGCAGCCATAAAATCTCCCTTATCAACTTCAACCTGGTTAGAAAGCTTGAAAGCAGGTCGGACTTTCATCACAAACGGCCCGTTACTGGATCTGCGAATCAATAATAAAACAATGGGAGACCAGTTAAAGCTTTCGACAAAAAAGAATCAAATCACAATTCGCGCTACCGGGACAGGCCGGATTGATTTTGAAAAACTGGAGTTGATACATAACGGAAAGGTCATAGCCACGCAGAAAACCTCGCCGCTAAAAAACCATTTTGAAGCACAAATCGACCTGAAGTTAGAAATCGACCAACCCGGCTGGATTGCTTTACGAACACCATCTCCCTCCGTTCCCAAGGATCCCAACCGGCAGCAGATGACACCACTCAATGAGTATGGTCGTGAATTATTTTCGCATACAAGCCCGATTTATCTCGAATGGGAAGGCCGTTCGATATTTGATCAGAATCAGGCTCAAGTGTTTCTGGAAGAGATGAAGCAAAATCGAGAGAAAATTACGAAACAATTCCGGTTTGCTGATGACCTGGAACGAGCCCATGTTTTAGATGTCTACTCAGATGGAATTGAGAAACTCACTGGTCAAATCGAATCACCGTAAATACCGTTAAATCGGTGTCTTGAGTCTCAGAGACTTATTGCCTAAAATAGAGCAATCGAGCAGGAACGACATTAAAGCCTGCCATATTTGACTTCAGAAAGTTCTTTTGAAATGATCCGATTCAATCTCACTTTAGTTTCTCTTATTGCTCTGTTTAGTTCTTCACAGCTCTATGCCCATCCCGGACATGGAAATGAAGTCGCCAATAATCCCCATGGGCTTCTGCATTATCTGACCGAACCGGTTCACTTTATGCCGGTTGCTGCAATAGGAGTGATCGTTCTCCTGTTCGTGACAGGGAGAAAATTTCTACAACGTTTTCGCAATCGTCAACAGGCAGTGATCATTTCCCGCGAAATCGAAAAAGAGAAGTAATTGATTCAATTGATTTCGGCAGCTTCCTCAGCACGTTGAAGATAAGTGCGAATCGCCCGTTGATATGTTTGCTCTGCTTCACCTCTTTCATGTTCGGCAATTTTTTTATGCCGATTTTTCCACAGCAGCTTGATGGATTCTGCACACCATAGCGCGCTCTCGCGCGAGGCACGAATGGGACGTTCTTTCACAATAACATTCACCGGGTTGGTATGCAGTTGAGGAAATTGCCGTAATGCAATCCAACTGCTTTGTGTTACAGGAACAGTGAATTTGAGTTGATGAATTTGTCCATCAGCGGGAACAGATTTTTTGGTCACGACTTCGCCATTGCAAACAATCTCTACCAATCTTTGTCCCCCCGTTACATAATCGGAATTTCGTGGTGCATGCAAGATACGCGTATCTCCCTGTGCGCGGCGACCCTCGGGGGGATTTAATAATCCGTAGGCAACTGCTTTAGGAGTCTCTGGAGCAAAAGAAACTGTTGCATTGATTTCTACTGTTGCCGGCACTTGAAGTGCGACATCTTCAAAACCCGGGGACTGACCATTCACCTGAAAATTCAAAGCATGAGCAAAACCATCGGACACATATGAACGTCCCTGTTTGATTCCCAGGCACCATTGGCTGAAATCAATTTCGTCTATCTCTCCCAATTGTACGTAAACTCTCCCCTGCCCCACGCGACGACTACTCATACAAGGAAAATCCGTTTCACCACTGACTTTGAGCGGATAGCCGCAGTTTAATATATGGTACCATGTGTTCCATTCTGGAATACGTTCCGTATCCATCGCGCTGACAAAGTCACAAACGCCTTCCGCAGTGCTCACACAAATTTCCATGGCACCACCTCCATTCATCTCCGGTACTGCCAGATTCGGCAATTCATCAGCCGCCTGTTCCAAAGCAATCGTTAATTCTTGCACATTCAATTCAGCGTTCTTATCTTTATCAATATTAGTGAATGGCTTAGGCAGTAGCCCCTTCGCTGCTTCAGTGGAATTCAACGTTTGCGACTGGTTTTGATCAAGATTCTGTATCAGTCTCTGTGCTGCCTGCGGCGGGTTGACTCGCAGAGCGGAATGCGGAAAGCCGGTTACGCCACCTTGTTCCTGACACCAGCGCATGACAGGTACTGTCCAGCTTGGCCAACCCTTGGTTGTCCCCAACGTGCCTGGATAGGTTTGATTCTGTAAGTTGAGTAAACAAACATGTCCCAATGCAGCTGAACCAAAACCACTGATTTCCAAATCATATTTCAATAAAGTCAGCGGCTCGCTCACACGATCGGCGGTAGAACCAAAGAACTGTCGCTGTGCCTCAAAACAAGGTCCCCAGGTTAATACGCATCCTACATTCAAACCCTCACCCTTGACCTGGTTGAACATATCGCGAGGAGTGACTCCTTTCGTCGGATTATCATAGTGCGCACAACCGGCTGCGTGGATATGGTGATCTCCAGAGTAAAATCCGAATTTGCGAGGATTAACCCAACGCTTCAATTGAACCTCAATTGTCTGAGGAGCATCTTTTGATACAGTCACTTTTTTGGTCAATCTCTGATATTCCGGCCCTCGGCTAAATTCCAGATCTAAAACTCCTGAAGGGAGCAAAACGGTGTCGCCGTCTTGTCGATAGATTTGTGGTTGAAAAAAGAAATCGGGAGCCAGCCGCTTTGCCTGTAAAGGATAAACTCGTCCTTGTGAATCGCGAAACTCCAGCCGTGCTGCCGAGGGTTGACCGTCATAATCTTTGATCGAAAGTTTCACGGGCACAGCTGGTTGAACATGAAACAAAACAGGTACCTCTCCGCGAAAGCCAATATCCTGAGTTCCCGCACCCACATCGAACCCCAAAGTCGCTTCCCGTTTACCAGATTCGTGGCAATAAATTAAAGCGATCGCATATTCCACCTCGAGACCACTTAACTTGACTGTCATAGGGCTCGCCTGAAACATTTCCACTTCCAGAAAACGATCCTTTTTGCTGTTAATATTTTGATTCCGATTTAATTCGGTTTGTGCCTGCCGCTTCAAACTGTTTAATGCGGCTCCCGAATAGACGGGACCTGCTTGAGGACTGGAAATCTGTAACTGGCGAGTGACAGTGCTGTGGTTAATGATCTTGATAATAAAAGGCGTGAACCCTCCCTGCTGTAGATTTGCCTGCGCGGGTCCTCGGGCTACTTTAGTGCGTACTTCGGGATTCAAAGAAACAATACAAAGAACCTCTAAATCAAGTAATTGCTGAATTGCCTTGGAATCGCGTTGCTCACAAGCGGATATCAGTTTTTGAGTCAACGGTTTGGAAAGTGGTGAACCCAAATAATTCAATGCATTGATGAGCCGTTTCACATTGGCCCCAAGTGGCTGCCCTTCCACTTCTTCAAAAACAGCCTGTTGTTGAGCCGCCCAGAGTATATGACAGGGGACCAGAGTTAATACAAGGCAGAATGAAATTCGACAAATAAAAGCCATTCGCTACACCTTTGGTTCAGTTTTCGAACAACCATTCAGAATTGCTATTTAGTTTCAGATAACTATTCGACTGAAAATTTATGAACTGTCGTCTGCTCGTAGACTTTTCCGGGTTTAAGAATCGTGTTCGGAAATTCCGGTTGATTTGGCGAGTTAGGAAAATGCTGTGTCTCCAGGCAGAACCCACCATGTTTCTGATGCCCACCACTGGCTTCGGTTCCATCCAGGAAATTTCCTGTATAAAATTGAACGCCGGGTTCGGTAGTAAAAATTTCCATGACTCTGCCAGATTGTGGATCTTTGACCCGCGCACAGAAGGCAGGCTGTTTTTCTGATGGATTGATCACCCAGCAATGATCATATCCCCCTTCCACCTGCTCGATACGTTCGCCAATTTTGTGTGCTGTGGTAAAGTCCATCGGGGTGTCTTTCACAATTGCCAGCTCTCCTGTAGGAATAGCAACCTCTGAAACGGGGAGATAGCGATTGCAATTCAAAACCAGTTCATGATCCAGAATATTCTCTTTCCCGGCCAGATTCCAATAACAATGGTTTGTAACATTTATCGGCGTTGCCTGATCACTGGTCGCCGTATAATCGATTTTGAATTCATTCTCATTATTGAGGGAGTAAACCACTTTTAATGTCAGTTTTCCCGGATACCCTTCCTCACCGTCTGGACTCACATAACTTAAACGTACTCCAACTTCATCAGGATCGGAAAAACTCTCAGCAGCCCACACTTTCTTATCGAAACCCTGTTCGCCTCCATGCAAATGACTGGGAGGATTATTCTGGGCGAGCTGATACTCTTTTCCATCCAGAGTAAATTTTCCCTCAGCGATT
This window encodes:
- a CDS encoding CehA/McbA family metallohydrolase; the encoded protein is MIWNPKHTLQLFSVLLVTCCFVFPSNRVAADLALLLAPVKNQTTSVPQCTLTLRLVEQNENGGKQNVPGMLRILDTNGKPLTLPELLNRGTGISKKSTSKRGGIHSWYVVPEEVQLKLPKAKLILQAFSGLETELTQKSINLTDKTSKNVTLNLNRFSNLSPEYKTANTHLHLMRLTKQECNEYLAQIPFADRLDLVFISYLERAVADKTYITNRYSMADLNALSKASGVLFGWGEEHRHNSSGYDEGYGHVMLLDIKKLIQPVSIGPGIMKQGTDGIPLSRGIKTALQDQATVIWCHNAWGMESTPNIVQGKVHALNIFDGGTRSSYEDSFYKYLNAGYKTPFSTGTDWFQYDFSRVYAAIKSPLSTSTWLESLKAGRTFITNGPLLDLRINNKTMGDQLKLSTKKNQITIRATGTGRIDFEKLELIHNGKVIATQKTSPLKNHFEAQIDLKLEIDQPGWIALRTPSPSVPKDPNRQQMTPLNEYGRELFSHTSPIYLEWEGRSIFDQNQAQVFLEEMKQNREKITKQFRFADDLERAHVLDVYSDGIEKLTGQIESP
- a CDS encoding CehA/McbA family metallohydrolase — translated: MAFICRISFCLVLTLVPCHILWAAQQQAVFEEVEGQPLGANVKRLINALNYLGSPLSKPLTQKLISACEQRDSKAIQQLLDLEVLCIVSLNPEVRTKVARGPAQANLQQGGFTPFIIKIINHSTVTRQLQISSPQAGPVYSGAALNSLKRQAQTELNRNQNINSKKDRFLEVEMFQASPMTVKLSGLEVEYAIALIYCHESGKREATLGFDVGAGTQDIGFRGEVPVLFHVQPAVPVKLSIKDYDGQPSAARLEFRDSQGRVYPLQAKRLAPDFFFQPQIYRQDGDTVLLPSGVLDLEFSRGPEYQRLTKKVTVSKDAPQTIEVQLKRWVNPRKFGFYSGDHHIHAAGCAHYDNPTKGVTPRDMFNQVKGEGLNVGCVLTWGPCFEAQRQFFGSTADRVSEPLTLLKYDLEISGFGSAALGHVCLLNLQNQTYPGTLGTTKGWPSWTVPVMRWCQEQGGVTGFPHSALRVNPPQAAQRLIQNLDQNQSQTLNSTEAAKGLLPKPFTNIDKDKNAELNVQELTIALEQAADELPNLAVPEMNGGGAMEICVSTAEGVCDFVSAMDTERIPEWNTWYHILNCGYPLKVSGETDFPCMSSRRVGQGRVYVQLGEIDEIDFSQWCLGIKQGRSYVSDGFAHALNFQVNGQSPGFEDVALQVPATVEINATVSFAPETPKAVAYGLLNPPEGRRAQGDTRILHAPRNSDYVTGGQRLVEIVCNGEVVTKKSVPADGQIHQLKFTVPVTQSSWIALRQFPQLHTNPVNVIVKERPIRASRESALWCAESIKLLWKNRHKKIAEHERGEAEQTYQRAIRTYLQRAEEAAEIN
- a CDS encoding aldose epimerase family protein codes for the protein MNRWKRCTCLLGLLIVFAGCSQEQPQSTKSIEPAPEKDTEMNTESEFQLAVQSEPYGTTADGQEITQFLLSNEKGVSVNIINYGAIVTAVYVPDREGKTENVTLGFNTLAEYEKKGPYFGAICGRYANRIAEGKFTLDGKEYQLAQNNPPSHLHGGEQGFDKKVWAAESFSDPDEVGVRLSYVSPDGEEGYPGKLTLKVVYSLNNENEFKIDYTATSDQATPINVTNHCYWNLAGKENILDHELVLNCNRYLPVSEVAIPTGELAIVKDTPMDFTTAHKIGERIEQVEGGYDHCWVINPSEKQPAFCARVKDPQSGRVMEIFTTEPGVQFYTGNFLDGTEASGGHQKHGGFCLETQHFPNSPNQPEFPNTILKPGKVYEQTTVHKFSVE